From the genome of Cytobacillus firmus, one region includes:
- the pabA gene encoding aminodeoxychorismate/anthranilate synthase component II, with the protein MIYMIDNYDSFTYNLVQYLGELGEELVVKRNDETSISEIGSMQPKFLMISPGPCSPNEAGISLKAIEAFAGKIPVFGVCLGHQSIAQVFGGDVVQAERLMHGKTSDIFHDGKSIFKDLPNPFPATRYHSLIVKKETLPECLEVSAWTAEGEIMAIRHKELPVEGVQFHPESIMTTAGKELLQNFIQHYKASLQAEGL; encoded by the coding sequence ATGATTTATATGATCGATAATTATGATTCTTTTACGTATAATCTCGTACAGTATCTCGGTGAATTAGGCGAAGAGCTAGTTGTCAAAAGAAACGATGAAACATCGATTTCTGAAATAGGCAGTATGCAGCCGAAGTTCCTGATGATCTCTCCGGGTCCGTGCAGCCCGAATGAAGCAGGCATCAGCCTGAAAGCCATTGAAGCTTTTGCAGGCAAAATCCCGGTCTTTGGCGTTTGTCTTGGACATCAGTCAATTGCTCAAGTATTCGGAGGCGATGTGGTGCAGGCAGAGCGTCTGATGCATGGAAAAACCTCTGACATTTTTCATGATGGAAAGTCTATATTTAAAGACCTGCCCAACCCTTTTCCTGCTACCCGCTACCATTCGCTGATTGTCAAAAAGGAAACACTTCCTGAATGTCTTGAGGTTTCAGCATGGACAGCTGAGGGAGAGATTATGGCCATTCGCCATAAGGAATTGCCTGTAGAAGGTGTCCAATTCCACCCTGAGTCAATTATGACCACGGCCGGAAAGGAACTCCTTCAGAATTTTATTCAGCATTACAAAGCTTCACTGCAGGCAGAGGGGCTGTAA
- a CDS encoding helix-turn-helix domain-containing protein, which yields MEAEKWGRRIRAFRKLKGFTQEGFARELGVSVSILGEIERGNRMPAPALIEQIAQALKVTQEELAPRQEQD from the coding sequence ATGGAAGCAGAAAAATGGGGAAGACGTATTCGCGCTTTTCGAAAGCTAAAAGGATTTACACAAGAAGGATTTGCAAGAGAGCTCGGTGTATCGGTTTCAATTTTAGGTGAAATTGAAAGAGGAAACCGCATGCCTGCACCGGCTTTAATCGAGCAGATCGCTCAGGCGCTTAAAGTGACACAGGAAGAATTGGCTCCCAGACAGGAGCAGGATTAA
- the hslO gene encoding Hsp33 family molecular chaperone HslO, translated as MSDYLVKALAYDGQVRAYASCTTETVGEGQRRHYTWPTASAALGRAMTAGVMMGAMLKGDNKLTIKIEGGGPIGAILVDSNANGEVRGYVTNPQTHFDLNEQGKLDVRRAVGTEGTLTVVKDIGMREHFTGQVPLVSGELGEDFTYYFVTSEQVPSSVGVGVLVNPDNSILAAGGFILQLMPGTDEETITLIENRLKEIPPVSKLIQQGLTPEELLETILGKDNVKFLEKLPVSFTCTCSKERFANAIISLGEDEIQQMIDEDGQAEASCHFCNEKYHYTKEELEELKNEVK; from the coding sequence ATGAGCGATTATCTAGTAAAAGCACTTGCATATGATGGACAAGTCCGTGCCTATGCATCTTGCACTACCGAAACAGTTGGAGAGGGCCAGCGCAGACATTATACATGGCCAACTGCGTCAGCTGCTTTAGGAAGAGCCATGACGGCAGGCGTGATGATGGGTGCCATGCTGAAGGGCGATAACAAACTGACGATCAAAATCGAAGGCGGCGGCCCAATTGGGGCCATTCTGGTAGACAGCAATGCAAATGGAGAGGTTCGCGGATATGTAACAAACCCGCAGACGCACTTCGACCTTAATGAGCAGGGCAAGCTTGACGTGCGCCGTGCGGTCGGCACTGAAGGGACCCTGACGGTCGTGAAGGACATTGGAATGAGAGAACACTTCACAGGACAGGTTCCGCTGGTTTCGGGAGAACTTGGGGAAGATTTCACTTATTACTTCGTTACTTCTGAACAGGTTCCTTCATCCGTTGGAGTGGGGGTTCTCGTTAATCCTGATAACTCTATTCTTGCTGCTGGAGGATTCATTCTTCAGCTTATGCCGGGAACAGATGAAGAGACGATTACTTTAATTGAGAACAGACTGAAAGAAATCCCGCCTGTATCCAAATTGATTCAGCAGGGCTTAACGCCTGAAGAGCTATTGGAAACGATTCTTGGCAAAGATAATGTGAAGTTCCTCGAGAAGCTTCCAGTATCCTTCACTTGCACATGTTCAAAAGAGCGTTTTGCCAATGCGATTATCAGCCTCGGTGAAGACGAAATCCAGCAGATGATCGATGAAGACGGCCAGGCTGAAGCTTCCTGCCACTTCTGCAACGAGAAATATCATTATACAAAAGAAGAACTGGAAGAATTAAAAAACGAAGTAAAGTGA
- a CDS encoding peptidyl-prolyl cis-trans isomerase, translating into MEKRQLLMIIAGLVLLNLITLAFLLFKGDGSREAVAKIGGEKITRQDWMSEMETKYGKSTLSELIDQKVIEEAGEKYGVKISDKAVDLELKMVKTMYGGNFTDEMSEDKWRRQIKNNLILEELLTSDVSVSEEEMKSYYEENSSQFHIPDTYHISQIIVKTKEEAEQTVKELEEGSSFSVLAMERSIDEFTANLGGNAGYVSEDDEHIPAEVLEQVKDLKPGKWTKPVKTEDGYAVVMLHEHLKGEKYSFKEVKNMIRRQIALEQMDVPVSAKPFWKETDVEWFYGEQ; encoded by the coding sequence TTGGAAAAGAGACAGCTTTTAATGATCATTGCCGGTTTAGTGTTACTGAATCTTATCACATTAGCCTTTTTGCTTTTTAAAGGCGATGGCAGCAGGGAAGCAGTAGCCAAAATCGGCGGAGAAAAAATCACTCGCCAGGATTGGATGAGTGAGATGGAAACGAAGTACGGAAAAAGCACCTTAAGCGAATTAATTGATCAGAAGGTCATTGAAGAAGCCGGGGAAAAATACGGGGTGAAAATCTCTGATAAGGCAGTAGACCTTGAGCTGAAAATGGTCAAGACGATGTATGGCGGCAATTTCACTGATGAGATGAGTGAAGACAAATGGCGCAGGCAAATCAAGAACAATCTTATTCTTGAAGAGCTGCTGACGTCTGATGTCTCTGTCTCAGAAGAGGAAATGAAGAGCTATTATGAAGAGAACAGCAGCCAATTTCATATTCCTGACACCTATCACATCTCTCAAATCATTGTAAAAACAAAAGAAGAAGCAGAACAGACAGTGAAGGAGCTGGAAGAAGGCTCCAGCTTCTCTGTGCTGGCGATGGAGCGATCCATTGATGAATTCACTGCCAACCTTGGGGGAAATGCAGGGTATGTCAGTGAAGATGATGAGCACATACCGGCAGAAGTACTGGAACAGGTCAAAGACCTGAAGCCCGGCAAATGGACTAAACCGGTTAAAACAGAAGATGGCTATGCTGTTGTCATGCTTCATGAGCATTTAAAGGGAGAAAAGTATTCCTTTAAAGAGGTAAAGAACATGATTCGCCGCCAGATAGCTCTTGAGCAGATGGATGTTCCTGTCTCTGCCAAGCCATTTTGGAAAGAGACGGATGTGGAATGGTTTTACGGTGAGCAGTAA
- the folB gene encoding dihydroneopterin aldolase: protein MDKIYVNRMEFYGYHGVFPEETRLGQRFAVDLTVEADLKKAGETDNLDDSINYGELYAVCKEVVEGEPYKLVEAVAEKLAAELLSRFPLILQLTVKVIKPDPPIPGHYQSVAVEITRGRS, encoded by the coding sequence ATGGATAAAATTTATGTGAACCGAATGGAGTTTTATGGCTACCATGGTGTTTTTCCGGAAGAAACACGCCTTGGCCAGCGCTTTGCTGTAGATCTTACTGTCGAAGCAGACCTGAAAAAGGCGGGGGAAACCGATAATCTTGATGACTCCATCAACTATGGCGAGCTGTATGCAGTGTGCAAAGAGGTTGTGGAAGGGGAGCCCTATAAGCTGGTTGAAGCTGTAGCAGAAAAGCTGGCAGCAGAACTACTTTCCCGGTTCCCGCTTATTTTGCAGCTGACGGTCAAAGTGATCAAGCCTGATCCGCCTATTCCCGGCCACTATCAGTCGGTAGCCGTCGAGATTACGAGAGGCAGATCATGA
- the pabB gene encoding aminodeoxychorismate synthase, component I — protein sequence MKHLQIHAKKIPYTYNRFFRTYRSLSEGLPHHVLLESGRGGRYSIAAFEPEAILTGKNSQLEITADGEKQVLEGNPLHLMQEWLNQYNADKLEELPDFQGGAIGFISYDYARYIEKLPDEARDDLQIPDIHFFIYKDCFVFDHETEQLWLLFLYEKGEEHSIEERADNWEQRWKNESGEPSKKAGYRPAEQTLGVSMNEEEFQSAVRSVQGYISQGDVFQVNLSVRQSRPIHIQAMDVYEQLRVLNPSPYMGYFHTPAYQLVSASPELLIKKKGNTVSTRPIAGTRSRGKDHEEDLKLASELIENEKERAEHVMLVDLERNDLGRVCEYGTVEVDEFMVIEKYSHVMHIVSNVKGELAEGKNAVDIIDAVFPGGTITGAPKVRTMEIIEELEPVTRGPYTGSLGWINFSGDLELNIIIRTMLVKDGQAHVQAGAGIVIDSNPKNEYKESLKKAIALWKAKELAEQAKGDQL from the coding sequence GTGAAGCATCTTCAGATCCATGCAAAAAAAATACCATACACATATAACCGGTTTTTCCGCACATACCGCTCGCTGTCTGAGGGATTGCCGCATCATGTTTTACTTGAAAGCGGACGGGGCGGCAGGTACAGTATTGCAGCTTTTGAGCCGGAAGCCATTTTAACAGGCAAAAATTCACAGCTTGAAATCACTGCAGACGGGGAAAAGCAGGTGCTCGAAGGCAACCCCCTTCACCTGATGCAGGAATGGCTGAATCAATATAATGCAGATAAGCTTGAAGAACTTCCTGACTTTCAGGGAGGTGCAATCGGGTTCATCAGCTATGACTACGCACGATATATCGAAAAGCTCCCAGATGAAGCCCGGGATGATCTGCAAATACCTGATATCCACTTTTTTATTTATAAAGATTGCTTTGTCTTTGATCATGAAACGGAACAGCTCTGGCTTCTATTCTTATATGAAAAAGGGGAAGAGCACTCGATCGAGGAACGGGCAGATAATTGGGAGCAGAGATGGAAGAATGAGAGCGGAGAGCCTTCTAAGAAAGCCGGATACAGACCGGCAGAACAAACACTTGGTGTATCCATGAACGAAGAAGAATTCCAGTCTGCTGTCCGAAGTGTTCAGGGTTATATTTCACAGGGAGATGTCTTTCAGGTGAATCTTTCGGTACGACAAAGCCGCCCGATACATATACAGGCTATGGATGTATACGAGCAGCTGAGGGTGTTAAATCCCTCTCCATACATGGGGTATTTCCATACACCTGCATACCAGCTTGTGAGCGCATCGCCTGAGCTGCTGATTAAGAAAAAAGGAAACACCGTCAGCACGCGGCCGATTGCCGGGACAAGATCCCGGGGGAAGGATCATGAGGAGGACCTCAAGCTCGCCAGTGAACTGATTGAAAATGAGAAAGAGCGTGCAGAGCACGTAATGCTGGTTGACCTGGAGAGAAATGACCTGGGCAGAGTCTGCGAATATGGGACAGTTGAAGTGGATGAGTTCATGGTCATTGAAAAATACTCACATGTGATGCATATCGTTTCCAATGTAAAAGGCGAGCTGGCAGAAGGCAAAAATGCAGTTGATATCATTGACGCTGTATTTCCCGGGGGAACGATTACGGGTGCCCCTAAGGTGCGCACCATGGAAATCATTGAAGAGCTTGAACCGGTCACAAGGGGACCATACACCGGCTCTCTTGGCTGGATCAATTTCAGCGGTGATCTTGAGCTGAATATCATCATCCGCACCATGCTCGTGAAAGATGGACAGGCCCATGTGCAGGCAGGTGCAGGCATTGTTATTGACTCTAATCCGAAAAATGAATACAAAGAGTCGCTGAAAAAGGCAATTGCTCTTTGGAAAGCAAAAGAACTCGCAGAACAGGCAAAAGGGGATCAGCTATGA
- the pabC gene encoding aminodeoxychorismate lyase — protein MYIYMNGEIVRKEEARISPFDHGFLYGMGLFETFRVYNGHPFLLDDHLERLNRSLKAINIEAFYTREQVLAALDMLLGKNGFHNAYIRMNVSAGNGEIGLQTDSYKNPNTIIFCKPLPPRSASAEKQAVMLEIPRNTPEGAERLKSHHYLNNILAKKEAGDDPGIEGIFLTRDGYLAEGITSNLFWIRDGHLFTPSLHTGILNGITREFVIRLAGKMGMNVEEGLYRPEAVRDADEVFVTNSIQEIVPISSFDGHSMPGLSGKKTSELQMHYENNCEHLWSRNEL, from the coding sequence TTGTATATTTATATGAATGGGGAAATTGTCAGGAAAGAGGAGGCCAGGATCTCTCCTTTTGATCATGGCTTTTTATATGGAATGGGGCTGTTTGAGACGTTCCGTGTCTATAATGGGCATCCCTTTTTATTGGACGATCATCTGGAGAGGCTGAACCGAAGCCTTAAAGCGATAAATATCGAAGCATTTTATACCAGGGAACAGGTGCTCGCAGCGCTGGATATGCTGCTCGGAAAAAACGGATTCCATAATGCCTATATCCGGATGAATGTGTCAGCGGGTAACGGGGAGATTGGCCTGCAGACAGATTCGTACAAAAACCCGAATACGATTATTTTCTGCAAACCGCTTCCGCCAAGAAGTGCAAGCGCAGAAAAGCAGGCAGTGATGCTTGAGATTCCCCGCAATACACCTGAAGGGGCCGAACGTCTGAAGTCCCACCATTATTTAAATAACATTCTGGCTAAAAAGGAAGCGGGGGACGATCCAGGCATAGAAGGGATCTTCCTGACCAGGGATGGCTACCTGGCAGAAGGAATCACTTCGAACTTATTCTGGATTCGTGATGGCCATTTATTTACCCCGTCTCTTCATACCGGCATACTAAACGGCATTACCCGGGAATTTGTAATCAGGCTTGCCGGAAAGATGGGGATGAATGTGGAGGAAGGCCTGTACAGACCAGAAGCTGTAAGAGATGCGGATGAAGTTTTTGTCACGAACTCCATCCAGGAAATTGTGCCAATCTCCTCGTTTGACGGCCATTCAATGCCAGGGTTATCCGGGAAGAAAACATCGGAGCTCCAGATGCACTATGAAAACAACTGTGAACACTTATGGAGCAGGAATGAACTGTAG
- the folK gene encoding 2-amino-4-hydroxy-6-hydroxymethyldihydropteridine diphosphokinase, whose amino-acid sequence MRNTAFIALGSNIGSRFDHLKKAVEMIDQLPQTQVVNTSSVYETDPVGYEDQEQFLNMAIQISTGLDPFELLDACLDIELKLGRKREIHWGPRTIDLDILLYSHENIETEKLIVPHPRMHERAFVLVPLLEVDSSIRLPKMERPLISILEDIPDREGVRIWKQKNGEDVFALFES is encoded by the coding sequence ATGAGGAACACCGCTTTTATTGCGCTTGGCTCAAATATCGGAAGCCGGTTTGACCACTTGAAGAAAGCAGTTGAGATGATTGATCAGCTTCCGCAAACCCAAGTGGTAAATACTTCATCTGTTTATGAAACAGATCCGGTCGGTTATGAAGATCAAGAACAATTTCTGAATATGGCAATCCAAATTTCTACCGGCTTAGATCCTTTTGAATTGCTGGATGCGTGCCTTGATATCGAATTGAAACTTGGGAGAAAAAGGGAAATCCATTGGGGCCCGCGGACAATAGACCTTGACATTTTGCTGTATAGTCACGAAAATATTGAAACAGAGAAGCTAATAGTTCCTCATCCTCGGATGCATGAAAGAGCGTTTGTCCTTGTTCCTCTTTTAGAGGTTGATTCCAGCATCAGGCTTCCGAAGATGGAGCGGCCTTTAATTTCAATACTGGAAGATATACCTGACAGAGAGGGAGTACGGATATGGAAGCAGAAAAATGGGGAAGACGTATTCGCGCTTTTCGAAAGCTAA
- the cysK gene encoding cysteine synthase A: MVRVANSISDLVGHTPIVKLNRLVDDNSADVYLKLEYMNPGSSVKDRIALAMITAAEKDGSLKPGDTIIEPTSGNTGIGLAMIAAAKGYKAVLVMPETMSMERRNLLRAYGADLVLTPGPEGMGGAIRKAEELAKEHGYFVPQQFENPANPEVHRLTTGPEITEQMGDQLDAFISGIGTGGTITGAGQVLKEKYKNIKIYAVEPTDSPVLSGGKPGPHKIQGIGAGFVPDTLDTKIYDEVIQIANDEAFNYARRAAKEEGILGGISSGAAISAALKVAKELGKGKKVLAILPSNGERYLSTPLYQFEAE, translated from the coding sequence ATGGTACGTGTAGCAAATTCAATTTCAGATCTTGTTGGCCATACGCCAATTGTGAAACTAAACCGTCTAGTTGATGATAATAGCGCAGATGTTTATCTAAAATTGGAGTACATGAATCCGGGGAGCAGCGTAAAAGACCGTATTGCCCTGGCAATGATTACGGCTGCAGAGAAAGATGGAAGTCTTAAACCAGGTGATACCATCATTGAACCGACAAGCGGAAATACAGGAATTGGATTAGCGATGATTGCCGCAGCCAAAGGCTATAAAGCCGTTCTTGTGATGCCGGAGACAATGAGTATGGAGCGCCGCAATCTGCTGCGTGCTTACGGGGCTGACCTTGTCCTCACACCTGGACCGGAAGGAATGGGCGGTGCGATCCGCAAGGCGGAGGAGCTGGCAAAGGAACATGGCTATTTCGTTCCTCAGCAGTTTGAAAACCCTGCGAACCCTGAAGTTCACCGTTTAACAACTGGACCTGAAATTACAGAGCAAATGGGCGACCAGCTGGATGCCTTCATTTCCGGAATCGGAACAGGCGGAACCATTACAGGAGCCGGCCAGGTGCTTAAAGAAAAATATAAAAACATCAAAATTTACGCAGTGGAGCCAACTGATTCACCTGTCCTATCAGGCGGAAAGCCGGGCCCGCATAAAATCCAGGGCATTGGAGCGGGGTTTGTACCGGATACACTGGATACAAAGATTTATGATGAAGTAATCCAGATTGCGAACGATGAGGCATTTAATTATGCCCGCCGTGCGGCCAAAGAAGAAGGTATCCTTGGAGGAATTTCCTCCGGTGCGGCGATCAGTGCGGCACTGAAGGTCGCTAAAGAGCTTGGCAAGGGCAAAAAAGTTCTGGCCATTCTCCCAAGTAACGGCGAACGTTATTTAAGTACTCCTTTATACCAATTTGAAGCTGAATAA
- the folP gene encoding dihydropteroate synthase, producing MSKTTIQCGPYTLDYGKKTIVMGILNATPDSFSDGGKYCHQDLAVKRALEMVENGADIIDVGGESTRPGFDPVSADEELRRVLPVIEAISKEVDVPISIDTYKAEVARQAIEAGAHIINDVWGAKADPEMASTAAETGAPIILMHNRKDMEYTSFFRDVMNDLYESIALVKSAGVKDENIILDPGIGFAKDLNYNLEMMRDLDKLVAIGYPVLLGTSKKRMIGTILDLPVEERTEGTGATVCYGIQKGCQMIRIHDVKEMSRMAKMMDALMGKGEYNG from the coding sequence ATGTCTAAAACAACAATTCAGTGTGGGCCATATACGCTAGATTACGGGAAGAAAACCATTGTAATGGGAATTTTAAATGCAACGCCTGACTCCTTTTCGGATGGCGGCAAATACTGTCATCAGGATCTGGCCGTCAAGCGTGCTTTGGAGATGGTTGAAAACGGAGCAGATATCATCGATGTCGGCGGAGAGTCAACCCGTCCGGGATTCGATCCGGTATCTGCAGATGAAGAGCTGAGACGTGTTCTTCCTGTTATCGAGGCAATTTCAAAAGAAGTGGATGTTCCGATATCCATTGATACCTATAAAGCTGAAGTCGCCAGGCAGGCCATTGAAGCCGGGGCCCATATCATCAATGATGTATGGGGAGCCAAAGCGGATCCTGAAATGGCATCAACCGCAGCGGAAACGGGAGCGCCGATCATCTTAATGCATAACCGCAAGGATATGGAATACACATCCTTTTTCCGTGATGTTATGAATGACCTGTACGAAAGCATTGCGCTTGTAAAGTCTGCAGGTGTTAAAGACGAGAATATTATCCTTGACCCGGGCATCGGCTTTGCTAAGGACTTGAACTATAATCTCGAAATGATGAGGGATTTGGATAAGCTTGTGGCCATCGGGTATCCTGTTCTGCTTGGCACATCGAAGAAGCGGATGATCGGAACCATTCTGGACCTTCCGGTTGAGGAGCGGACAGAAGGAACGGGAGCGACGGTTTGCTACGGCATCCAAAAGGGCTGCCAGATGATCCGCATTCATGATGTAAAGGAAATGAGCCGAATGGCTAAAATGATGGACGCTTTAATGGGAAAAGGTGAATACAATGGATAA